The sequence below is a genomic window from Lolium perenne isolate Kyuss_39 chromosome 4, Kyuss_2.0, whole genome shotgun sequence.
TGCTCCTTGCCCCGCGTCCCTAAGTTTTAAGCGGATTTCCTAGTTCCCACAAGGCGGGGAAGGTTTTAGATCTCGATCGGTCGGGCATGGCCATCTTCCTAGCCTTGAGATTCATTGTGATTTCTGTCTAAAACTAATACTTGTTTGTTGGCCCCAATTGTTCATTAAAGATCCTAGGTTTACATGGTCATTGGTGGGGAAAATCCCCGCGAAAGAGCCCAAGTCGCCCCTGGTTGTCAGAAAACTTTGGTCAAGTGTAACGAGATGTTGAAAACCATCAAACACCACGGCTGAAAAAAGGGAACTATAGCAAACACCTATGTAAATTGGGGAGGCCACAATATTCACCACACCATGAACTTATTGGTGTACAAACTGTCAACTACTTGGTCGGAAGCTCGGTTACTGTAACCACGCAATGCCATGATCATGATAGAAAAGATAGATATATACGAGAAAGAGAAACAATTGTAGTTGTCTATGATACCGAGATCCAGTGTGGGTGATGTTTTGATAGGTTGCTGATGAGCAACTTAGAACGAGAGGAGAGTGGTACGAGATTGCTCGAGATAGAAGGCATATCCATGGTTATCTTATTCGAGATAGAAGGCGTATCCGTGGTTTTTTTAAATTACTTATTATGTGGCTATTATTAGGTGATAAAAATAGGTTTAGATAGGATTGGTAGAAATCGTATCCACGAGATCCGTAACCAAAAATAGATCGACAGCCATTATTCGCATTATACTGTTCTAAGTATTCGGGTGTTTTTCTATACGATTAGCACTCCTCGAAACTTTATCTCATTTCAGCGTTATGTATTATGGGTCGGAGAGAGTAGAGTGTATGGtccaaagtaaaaaaaaaaaaggagaataAACGCAGAGAAACAAGTGTCGATGAGACCGGCAGTGCGGCACACGATTCCCCTGGCCGggggctccgccgccgccgccattgccGCCCCGGTAGTGTCGCGTCCATGCCGTTGCCGTTAAAAAAACACGTCACACCTCCCGTCCCCGGCGACCAATCCGATGCCGCTTTCTGCCGCTCCACTACTGGACAATGCTCCGTGCCCGCAGGAGCCCATTCCACGTGGCGTCCACCTGCGTCCTACGTGGTCCCGGGCCCACCTCTCCCGGCCGTTGCCCCCTTTTAAACCCCCGTCTCCCACCTCCGCCTCTCCCCATTCCCGGTTTCTCCTTCCGCTCCCCACTCTCCAACGGTCACATTTTCCCCCTCACGACACCCGCCGGATTTCTTTCCCGAGAATCCAGCACCCTTTCCCCGAAGAAGCTTCCAGGATCCGATCGATCGAGAGCAAGCCAAGCTAGCCACCTTCGCCATGGTGGAGGAGGGCGCGCGGCggcgcgtggtggtggaggtgtgcAACGCGCGGAACCTGATGCCCAAGGACGGGCAAGGCACGGCCTGCGCATACGCCGTCGTCGACTTCGACGGCCAGCGCCGCCGCACCGCCACGCGCCCCCGCGACCTCAACCCGCAGTGGGGCGAGCGGCTCGAGTTCCTCGTCCACACCCCGGGAGCCATGGCGTCCGAGACGCTCGAGCTCAACGTCTACAACGACAAGAAGGCCATCGCCgcttccggcggcggcggcgggcgcaaGAGCGGGGGCACCTTCCTCGGCAAGGTCAAGGTGGCCGGGGCCTCCTTCGCGAAGCAGGGGGACGAGACGCTCGTCTACTACCCGCTCGAGAAGCGGTCCGTGTTCTCGCAGATCAAGGGCGAGATCGGGCTCAAGGTTTGGTTCGTCGACGAGCCCCCGCCAGCCCCTCCCGCCGCTCCTGCGGCGGACGAGAAGGCCGACAATGCCCCTTCAGACAAGAAGGACGCGGCCGACGACAAGGGCAAAGATTCCGCCGCTGCCGCTGCTGCTCCTGCGGCCGAGGAGAAGAAGCCCGACGCGGCGCCCCCCGCGGAAGAGAAGAAACCGGAGGAGGCCGCCGCCAAACCGGAGGACAAGAAACCCGACAACAACGGCAAGAAGAAGTCGCCGGAGAAGGGGAAGAAGGACGGCGACAAACCCAAGGAGGAACCCAAACCCAAAGACGACAACAAGAAGGAGGTAGCAGCGGCAGCAGCAGCGCCCGCTTCCCCGTCCAAggccccgccgccgtcgccgtcgaagATGCAGCTGGCCACGGCGGGGGTGGCGGGCGACCTCGAGATCCGGCCCCAGACCGCCGCGGAGCGGAGCATGGCGGCGTCGGGCGGCGGCAGCGCGTCGTACGACCTGGTGGACCGCGTGCCGTACCTCTTCGTCCGGCTGCTCAAggcgaagcaccaccaccaccaggacGGCAAGCGGCCGCTGTACGCGCAGCTGTGCATCGGCGCGCACACGGTGCGGACGGCGTCCGCGGGGGAGTGGGACCAGGTGTTCGCGTTCCACAAGGCCAGCCTCACCGCGTCGTCGCTGGAGGTCACCGTGCACGAGGAGGCCAGGAAGCCGGAGAAGGAGGGGGAGGCCACGCCGGAGGACGCGAACCTTGGGTTCGTGTGCTTTGATCTCCAGGAGGTGCCCAAGCGGTCGCCGCCCGACAGCGCGCTCGCGCCGCAGTGGTACACGCTGGAGGGCCACGCGGCCGAGGATGGCGCGGCGGCCTGCGACGTGATGCTTGCTGTGTGGGTCGGCACGCAGGTGGACGAGGCGTTCCAGGAGGCGTGGCAGTCTGACTCCGGCGGGAACCTGGTGCACACCCGCTCCAAGGCGTACCTGTCCCCGAAGCTCTGGTACCTCCGCCTCAGCGTCATCCAGGCGCAGGACCTGCGCTTGCCGGCCCCGCCGGATGGCAAGGCCAAGCAGTTCGGGCCGGCCTTCCCGGAGCTCTACGTCAAGGCGCAGCTCGGGGCACAGGTGTTCAAGACTGGCCGCATTGCGCTTGGTAGCGCGGCCGCCGGGGCGTCCAACCCGAGCTGGAACGAGGATCTGCTGTTCGTTGCCGCCGAGCCGTTTGATCCTTTTTTGACTGTCGCCGTGGAGGATGTCTTCTCCGGGCACCTCGTCGGCCAGGCGCGCGTGCCGCTGTCCTCTGTGCACCGGCGCTCCGACGACCGTGCCGAGCCGCCGTCGCGGTGGCTCAACCTGTGCGGCGACGAGGCCCGGCCGTATGCCGGGCGAGTGCACGTGCGCGTCTGCCTGGAGGGCGGGTACCACGTGCTGGACGAGGCGGCGAACGTGGCGAGCGACGTGCGCGCGGCGTCGAAGCAGCTGTCCAAGCCTCCGGTGGGCATGCTGGAGGTCGGCATCCGCGGCGCGTCCAACCTGGTgccgatgaagatcgccaaggacgGCGCGAGCGGGTCGACGGACGCGTACGTCGTGCTCAAGTACGGGCCCAAGTGGGCGCGCACGCGCACCATCCTGGACCAGTTCAACCCGCGGTGGAACGAGCAGTACGCGTGGGACGTGTTCGACCCCTGCACCGTGCTCTCCATCGCCGTCTTCGACAACGTCCGCTACAAGGTCGCCGACGACGGGAAGCTGCCCAAGGACGCCCGCATCGGGAAGCTGCGCATCCGCCTCTCCACGCTCGACACCAACCGGGTGTACGTCATCAACTACGCGCTCACGGCGGTGCACCCGGTGGGCGTGCGCAAGATGGGCGAGCTGGAGCTGGCCATCCGGTTCACCTGCCCGTCGTGGCTGACGCTGATGCAGGCGTACGGGAGCCCGCTGCTGCCGCGGATGCACTACGTGAAGCCGCTCGGCCCGGCGCAGCAGGACGTGCTGCGCCACACGGCCATGCGCATCGTGTCGGGGCGGCTGGCGCGGTCGGAGCCGCCGCT
It includes:
- the LOC127293626 gene encoding multiple C2 domain and transmembrane region protein 14 translates to MVEEGARRRVVVEVCNARNLMPKDGQGTACAYAVVDFDGQRRRTATRPRDLNPQWGERLEFLVHTPGAMASETLELNVYNDKKAIAASGGGGGRKSGGTFLGKVKVAGASFAKQGDETLVYYPLEKRSVFSQIKGEIGLKVWFVDEPPPAPPAAPAADEKADNAPSDKKDAADDKGKDSAAAAAAPAAEEKKPDAAPPAEEKKPEEAAAKPEDKKPDNNGKKKSPEKGKKDGDKPKEEPKPKDDNKKEVAAAAAAPASPSKAPPPSPSKMQLATAGVAGDLEIRPQTAAERSMAASGGGSASYDLVDRVPYLFVRLLKAKHHHHQDGKRPLYAQLCIGAHTVRTASAGEWDQVFAFHKASLTASSLEVTVHEEARKPEKEGEATPEDANLGFVCFDLQEVPKRSPPDSALAPQWYTLEGHAAEDGAAACDVMLAVWVGTQVDEAFQEAWQSDSGGNLVHTRSKAYLSPKLWYLRLSVIQAQDLRLPAPPDGKAKQFGPAFPELYVKAQLGAQVFKTGRIALGSAAAGASNPSWNEDLLFVAAEPFDPFLTVAVEDVFSGHLVGQARVPLSSVHRRSDDRAEPPSRWLNLCGDEARPYAGRVHVRVCLEGGYHVLDEAANVASDVRAASKQLSKPPVGMLEVGIRGASNLVPMKIAKDGASGSTDAYVVLKYGPKWARTRTILDQFNPRWNEQYAWDVFDPCTVLSIAVFDNVRYKVADDGKLPKDARIGKLRIRLSTLDTNRVYVINYALTAVHPVGVRKMGELELAIRFTCPSWLTLMQAYGSPLLPRMHYVKPLGPAQQDVLRHTAMRIVSGRLARSEPPLGPEVVQYLLDTDTHAWSMRRSKANWFRVVGCLSHVATAVKWAHRVRTWEHSPTTVLVHMLLVAIVLCPEMILPTVCLYLFLVLLWRYRSRPREPTGMDPRLSHVDSVSPDELDEEFDGLPSGRPADVVRMRYDRLRAVAGRAQTLLGDVAAQGERIEALLSWRDPRATGVFAVVILLTALVLYAVPFKVLLLGMGFFYLRHPRFRGDMPSAGFNFFRRLPSLSDRVL